The following coding sequences are from one Brooklawnia cerclae window:
- the ilvN gene encoding acetolactate synthase small subunit encodes MSVHTLSVLVSNTPGVLARIAGLFSRRGFNIESLAVGPTERSDVSRVTLVTTVDEANVLEQLVKQLNKLVEVYKIIELEPNAVQRELILVKVRCDDQNRSAIIDVVGLFRGKAVDVGPESITLEATGSSEKLAALLTMLEPYGIIELVKSGQVALGRGHRSITEKNRPALRARH; translated from the coding sequence GTGAGCGTCCACACCCTCAGCGTCCTGGTCAGCAACACCCCTGGTGTCCTGGCCCGAATCGCGGGTCTGTTCAGCCGGCGCGGGTTCAACATCGAATCGTTGGCGGTCGGGCCCACCGAGCGCAGTGACGTCTCCCGGGTCACGCTGGTGACCACGGTGGACGAGGCCAACGTCCTGGAGCAACTCGTCAAGCAGCTGAACAAGCTGGTCGAGGTGTACAAGATCATCGAACTCGAGCCGAACGCCGTGCAGCGTGAGCTCATCCTGGTCAAGGTGCGGTGTGACGACCAGAACCGCAGCGCGATCATCGACGTGGTGGGTCTGTTCCGTGGCAAGGCCGTGGACGTCGGGCCGGAGTCGATCACGCTGGAGGCCACCGGCAGCTCGGAGAAATTGGCGGCGTTGCTGACGATGCTCGAGCCGTACGGGATCATCGAGTTGGTGAAGTCGGGCCAGGTGGCGCTCGGCCGCGGACACCGGAGCATCACCGAGAAGAACCGTCCGGCGTTGCGTGCCCGGCACTGA
- a CDS encoding metallophosphoesterase: protein MSLPSPSARLAAAPVAAPTSARLVVTDLEVSTVTPTSVVISWITRAPYRLHGVPAPLPSDTRLELGPPGEPFVLVHDDPTPRAFHVVEIKGLEPGRTYRFRATSNGRQAGPGLRPATRRGTNERNGEFTTLLPPSGRYLTTIALANDIHIGERRQGIVLGALPTSVRPEDTQSDYAELMFAAALCDLQDRYASPLLVVNGDLTYDNTSEQVRRAREMLDEYGAQRVDWVATRGNHDHPRRDADPFGEAFVGYQETQKVCEASGLRILAMDSTHGSGGGWILPDQYDQIMAELQADPDRPTIACTHHPVTTDAAWSSVSGPQFMLRGADRLRLQILENNAPGVFLHHAGHTHRMRRDRADLFTSQTNYIENAACAAYPGGYAVVHLYEGGYILNFWRPAYPDALDWLYRSRWQMLGIGPHFMLGTTADRNHVVHCDLSGLQPSEREQPTELLV, encoded by the coding sequence GTGAGTCTCCCTTCGCCGAGCGCTCGGCTCGCCGCCGCACCGGTCGCGGCCCCGACGAGCGCTCGTCTGGTCGTCACCGACCTGGAAGTGTCCACCGTCACGCCGACAAGCGTCGTCATCAGCTGGATCACGCGCGCCCCCTACCGATTGCACGGTGTGCCCGCCCCGCTCCCCAGTGACACACGGCTGGAGTTGGGACCCCCCGGGGAGCCTTTCGTCCTCGTGCACGACGACCCGACCCCGCGCGCGTTCCACGTGGTCGAGATCAAGGGTCTCGAACCGGGGCGCACCTATCGGTTCCGAGCCACCTCGAACGGCCGGCAGGCCGGCCCGGGGCTGCGTCCGGCAACGCGGCGCGGCACCAACGAGCGCAACGGCGAGTTCACGACTCTGCTCCCCCCGTCGGGGCGCTATCTGACCACCATCGCCCTGGCCAACGACATCCATATCGGGGAGCGGCGCCAGGGCATCGTGCTCGGCGCGCTGCCGACCTCGGTGAGGCCCGAGGACACCCAGTCCGACTACGCCGAGTTGATGTTCGCCGCGGCGCTGTGCGACCTCCAGGACCGCTACGCCTCGCCGTTGCTGGTGGTCAATGGCGATCTCACCTACGACAACACGTCCGAGCAGGTGCGCCGGGCTCGCGAGATGCTGGACGAGTACGGTGCCCAGCGCGTCGACTGGGTGGCCACACGCGGCAACCATGATCATCCGCGACGCGACGCCGACCCGTTCGGCGAGGCCTTCGTCGGCTACCAGGAGACGCAGAAGGTGTGCGAGGCCAGTGGGCTGCGGATCCTCGCGATGGACTCGACGCACGGCTCCGGCGGCGGATGGATCCTGCCCGATCAGTACGACCAGATCATGGCGGAGTTGCAGGCCGATCCCGACCGTCCCACCATCGCCTGCACCCATCACCCGGTGACGACCGATGCGGCGTGGTCGTCGGTCTCGGGGCCTCAGTTCATGTTGCGCGGCGCCGACCGGCTGCGCCTGCAGATCCTGGAGAACAACGCCCCAGGGGTGTTCCTCCACCACGCGGGCCACACCCATCGGATGCGCCGCGACCGCGCCGACCTGTTCACCTCGCAGACCAACTACATCGAGAACGCCGCCTGCGCTGCCTATCCGGGCGGGTACGCGGTCGTCCACCTCTACGAGGGCGGCTACATCCTCAACTTCTGGCGCCCTGCCTACCCCGACGCCCTCGACTGGCTCTACCGCAGCCGGTGGCAGATGCTCGGCATCGGCCCCCATTTCATGCTGGGGACGACGGCCGACCGCAACCACGTGGTGCACTGCGATCTGTCGGGCCTTCAGCCATCGGAACGCGAGCAGCCCACCGAGTTGCTGGTCTGA
- a CDS encoding type IV toxin-antitoxin system AbiEi family antitoxin domain-containing protein: MKSVVADKISSATTDFARKNRGLASSRRSGPAEAGQGPSQADNTMCGTDNTEACGQPRSRVICCDGSDMDTFRYSELVAQGMEEPAIRKSVRNGELTRVRHGGFVSGTVPDTPEQRHLALLETTRSLLKDDTVISYGTAAILWGLPVPPSQLDRIHVTRNRNAGGTIERWAHTHCQPLADLDVVEHNGILTTSLARTAVDVSRRLPRDAALAVMDAAWRQAGTPDALAEQVSAASHKKGVATARWALAHANPLAESPGESRSRYWMIAAGLPLPLLQFEVQDASGRVLGRADFAWPDHRVLGEFDGRIKYDRLVPDGGTAADIVMKEKVRENLFRAEGWWVYRWIWDNLRDGRAFARGLARFLDQRPTFRG, translated from the coding sequence ATGAAATCTGTTGTTGCGGATAAGATCTCGTCCGCAACAACAGATTTCGCCCGCAAAAACCGCGGTCTGGCGAGCTCCCGGCGATCGGGGCCGGCGGAGGCGGGGCAGGGCCCGTCGCAGGCGGACAACACCATGTGCGGGACGGACAACACGGAGGCCTGTGGACAACCCAGAAGCCGCGTGATCTGCTGCGACGGTAGCGACATGGACACATTTCGCTATTCCGAACTGGTCGCCCAGGGAATGGAAGAGCCGGCCATCCGAAAGTCGGTGCGCAATGGCGAACTGACTCGGGTGCGCCACGGCGGCTTCGTGTCGGGCACCGTGCCCGACACCCCCGAACAGCGGCACCTGGCTCTGCTCGAGACCACCCGGTCCCTCCTCAAGGACGACACCGTGATCAGTTACGGCACCGCGGCCATTCTGTGGGGGCTGCCGGTGCCGCCCAGTCAGCTGGATCGGATCCACGTCACTCGCAACCGGAACGCGGGCGGGACCATCGAGCGGTGGGCACACACTCATTGCCAGCCGCTCGCCGATCTCGACGTGGTGGAGCACAACGGCATACTGACAACCAGCCTCGCCCGTACCGCGGTGGACGTCAGCCGCCGCCTGCCCCGCGACGCCGCGCTGGCGGTGATGGACGCCGCGTGGCGGCAAGCCGGCACCCCGGATGCGCTGGCCGAGCAGGTGTCCGCCGCGTCCCACAAGAAAGGCGTAGCCACAGCGCGCTGGGCTCTGGCCCATGCCAACCCGCTGGCGGAGAGCCCGGGTGAATCACGCAGCCGTTACTGGATGATCGCAGCCGGTCTGCCCCTCCCGCTGCTGCAGTTCGAGGTGCAGGACGCCAGCGGCCGAGTGCTGGGACGCGCAGACTTCGCTTGGCCCGATCACCGCGTGCTCGGCGAGTTCGACGGACGCATCAAATACGACCGCCTCGTCCCCGATGGCGGGACAGCAGCCGACATCGTCATGAAAGAAAAGGTGCGTGAAAATCTGTTCCGCGCGGAAGGCTGGTGGGTCTATCGCTGGATATGGGACAACCTGAGGGACGGCCGCGCTTTCGCGCGCGGATTGGCACGGTTCCTGGATCAGCGACCGACGTTCCGCGGATGA
- a CDS encoding DEAD/DEAH box helicase — MTETPDGERRSAGLVDEFASGYGFAFDDFQSTACRHLTEGRGVLVAAPTGSGKTVVGEFACWLAVESGRKCFYTTPIKALSNQKFHDLAARLGADRVGLLTGDTSINPEADVVVMTTEVLRNMIYARSRTLEGLGFVVMDEVHYLADRFRGAVWEEVILGLAADVRLVCLSATVSNAEEFGEWLDEVRGGMEVVVSERRPVPLFQHVLVGRRLYDLFDQQAPTQVPLPGARADVNPQLARLAREESRLVRDDRRRPRGRRERRRIEDGYAARQGSQAPTRVRPPRRDGAVEALAERNLLPAIFFVFSRQGCDQAVRQLLGSGIDLATRDERVRLLEIAERHAGALSEADRRALDWETFTEALGRGIAAHHAGLLPAFKAIVEEGFVQGLIKVVFATETLALGINMPARTVVIEKLVKYNGETHADLTPGEYTQLTGRAGRRGIDTEGHAVVFWQPGLDPRALAGLASRRTYPLRSSFAPTYNMAVNLVGSVGRRQARALLEQSFAQFQADRQVVTMARQATQQSEKAEALWEQAQCDRGDFREYARLREHVKQLEGELVRLRRRDHRAELADALAALEPGDVFWIPAGKHQGWAAVILPGNRNTPEPRVMTYDRQIVQISERDVNEVVRPISRVRIPRRFDPHSAADRRALGNSLQARAETLGSRPPRAEHTRPDEALADEVAELRTQVRAHPCHDCPHREEHARYAEEAVRLERSHDETRLKTRAKVNSIAARFDRVCGVLDSLGYLEGDHVTESGAMLARLYNELDLVVAQCVRQGVFDGLSVPQLAAVLSSLVFEARHTDARTPHRMPDDESEAAQVAVRAMWRDIVTVERDNRVDRSPMPDIGFAEPAYAWAAGESLAIVLSRSQLPAGDFVRWVRQVVDLAGQIAQAPGTGALARSCRQVVGAMRRDIVDFDPDED, encoded by the coding sequence ATGACTGAGACTCCGGATGGCGAGCGGCGCTCGGCCGGGCTCGTCGACGAGTTCGCGTCGGGGTACGGATTCGCGTTCGACGACTTCCAGTCGACCGCCTGCCGGCACCTGACTGAGGGACGTGGAGTGCTGGTGGCCGCCCCGACGGGCTCCGGTAAGACCGTGGTGGGGGAGTTCGCGTGCTGGCTCGCCGTCGAATCGGGCCGTAAGTGCTTCTACACGACACCGATCAAGGCGCTGAGCAATCAGAAGTTCCACGATCTGGCCGCGCGTCTCGGCGCTGACCGAGTCGGCCTGTTGACCGGTGACACGTCGATCAACCCGGAGGCAGACGTCGTCGTCATGACGACCGAGGTGCTCCGTAACATGATCTACGCGCGCTCCCGCACCCTCGAAGGCCTGGGCTTCGTCGTTATGGACGAGGTGCACTACCTGGCCGACCGCTTCCGCGGTGCGGTGTGGGAGGAGGTCATCCTCGGGCTGGCCGCCGACGTGCGGTTGGTCTGCCTGTCGGCGACGGTGAGCAACGCCGAGGAGTTCGGCGAATGGCTGGACGAGGTGCGCGGCGGCATGGAGGTGGTGGTGAGCGAGCGGCGTCCCGTGCCGCTGTTCCAGCACGTGCTCGTCGGGCGACGCCTCTACGACCTCTTCGACCAGCAGGCGCCCACCCAGGTGCCGTTGCCCGGCGCTCGGGCCGATGTCAACCCGCAACTGGCACGCCTGGCCCGTGAGGAGTCCCGTCTCGTTCGTGACGATCGCCGGCGTCCGCGCGGACGCCGGGAACGTCGGCGGATCGAGGACGGCTACGCGGCCCGTCAGGGCTCGCAGGCCCCGACGAGGGTACGCCCACCGCGTCGGGACGGGGCGGTGGAGGCGCTTGCCGAGCGCAATCTGCTCCCGGCCATCTTCTTCGTGTTCAGCCGCCAGGGATGCGACCAGGCGGTGCGCCAGTTGCTGGGCTCCGGGATCGATCTGGCGACCCGGGACGAGCGCGTCCGGCTCCTCGAGATCGCCGAGCGTCACGCCGGTGCCCTGTCGGAGGCGGACAGACGGGCGCTCGACTGGGAGACTTTCACCGAGGCGCTCGGCCGGGGGATCGCGGCGCATCACGCGGGGCTCCTGCCGGCCTTCAAAGCGATCGTCGAGGAGGGTTTCGTCCAAGGCCTGATCAAGGTGGTGTTCGCCACCGAGACCCTGGCGCTGGGCATCAACATGCCCGCTCGCACCGTCGTCATCGAGAAGCTGGTCAAGTACAACGGCGAGACACACGCCGACCTGACTCCCGGTGAGTACACGCAGCTGACCGGCCGTGCCGGGCGGCGCGGGATCGACACCGAGGGTCATGCCGTCGTCTTCTGGCAGCCCGGTCTCGACCCGCGGGCGCTGGCGGGCCTCGCGTCGCGGCGTACGTATCCGTTGCGGTCGAGCTTCGCCCCCACCTACAACATGGCCGTCAATCTCGTGGGATCGGTCGGCAGACGGCAGGCCCGGGCGCTTCTGGAGCAGAGCTTCGCGCAGTTCCAGGCCGATCGTCAGGTGGTGACGATGGCGCGGCAGGCCACCCAGCAGAGCGAGAAGGCCGAGGCGTTGTGGGAGCAGGCCCAGTGCGATCGCGGCGATTTCCGGGAGTATGCGCGCCTGCGCGAGCACGTCAAGCAACTGGAGGGGGAACTGGTCCGGTTGCGCCGACGCGACCATCGTGCGGAACTCGCCGACGCACTGGCGGCGTTGGAGCCGGGCGACGTCTTCTGGATACCCGCGGGCAAACATCAGGGGTGGGCCGCCGTGATCCTGCCCGGGAACCGGAACACGCCCGAGCCGCGTGTGATGACTTATGACAGGCAGATCGTCCAGATCAGTGAACGTGACGTGAACGAGGTAGTCAGACCTATCTCGCGAGTGCGTATCCCCCGCAGGTTCGACCCGCATTCGGCGGCCGACCGCCGCGCACTGGGCAACTCGTTGCAGGCGCGGGCGGAGACGCTGGGATCACGTCCGCCCCGTGCGGAGCACACCAGACCGGACGAGGCCCTCGCGGACGAGGTCGCGGAGCTGAGGACACAGGTGCGTGCTCACCCCTGTCACGACTGCCCCCACAGGGAGGAACACGCGCGGTACGCCGAGGAGGCCGTGCGGCTGGAGCGAAGCCACGACGAGACCCGGCTCAAGACTCGTGCCAAGGTGAACTCGATCGCCGCGCGATTCGACCGGGTGTGTGGGGTGCTCGACTCTCTCGGCTATCTGGAGGGCGATCACGTCACCGAGTCCGGTGCCATGCTCGCGCGTCTGTACAACGAGCTCGACCTGGTGGTGGCGCAATGCGTCCGGCAGGGTGTGTTCGACGGTCTGAGCGTTCCGCAACTGGCCGCCGTGCTGTCGTCCCTGGTGTTCGAGGCCCGGCACACCGACGCCCGGACGCCGCACCGCATGCCGGACGACGAGAGCGAGGCCGCGCAGGTGGCGGTGCGCGCGATGTGGCGCGACATCGTGACGGTGGAGCGTGACAACCGGGTCGATCGCAGCCCGATGCCCGATATCGGGTTCGCCGAGCCGGCCTACGCCTGGGCCGCAGGTGAGTCCCTGGCGATCGTGCTCTCCCGCAGCCAGTTGCCCGCCGGCGACTTCGTCCGCTGGGTGCGCCAGGTGGTCGACCTCGCCGGCCAGATCGCCCAGGCCCCCGGCACCGGTGCGCTGGCGCGTTCCTGCCGTCAGGTGGTCGGCGCCATGCGGCGCGACATCGTCGACTTCGACCCGGACGAGGACTGA
- a CDS encoding diacylglycerol/lipid kinase family protein, which produces MSSIEPRQRVVTIVVNPRSGRGRAGRLLPRVVAALDEAMPDAVVRVIRTRDYADARERTVGVVASAAPPAPGSQPDVLVMMGGDGMASLGLNACAGSHVQLGIIPAGTGDDFARGVGIPRRPLAAAAAIAAGRTRRIDLTLARGAIAGGGDRRYIGSVVSSGYDARVNYRVNHARLNLGSASYASVVLSEIAHLVPLDYRLVVDGTVREEPAVLVAIGNAGYIGGGVHICPDADPADGLLDVTLIKPVSRMTLVRLFPQLYRGDFVHHPAIERFRAREVVLDGDGLIPMADGEELGQAPLRLTCEPGVLEVLVGDGA; this is translated from the coding sequence ATGTCGTCCATCGAGCCTCGCCAGCGGGTGGTGACCATCGTGGTGAATCCTCGTTCTGGTCGCGGGCGCGCGGGGCGTCTGCTGCCCAGAGTCGTCGCCGCCCTCGACGAGGCGATGCCGGACGCGGTGGTGCGCGTCATCCGGACACGCGACTACGCGGACGCCCGGGAACGAACCGTCGGCGTCGTGGCCTCGGCGGCACCGCCCGCCCCAGGATCGCAACCCGACGTGCTGGTCATGATGGGCGGTGACGGCATGGCCAGCCTCGGCCTCAACGCCTGTGCGGGCTCGCACGTGCAACTCGGGATCATCCCGGCGGGTACCGGTGACGACTTCGCCCGTGGGGTCGGCATCCCGCGCAGGCCTCTCGCCGCAGCGGCGGCCATCGCGGCCGGGCGCACGCGGCGCATCGACCTCACGCTGGCGCGAGGCGCGATCGCAGGCGGTGGCGATCGTCGCTACATCGGGTCGGTGGTGTCGAGCGGCTACGACGCCCGGGTCAACTACCGCGTCAACCATGCGCGCCTCAACCTCGGCTCGGCGTCCTACGCGTCGGTGGTGCTGTCCGAGATCGCGCACCTCGTCCCACTCGACTATCGCCTCGTCGTCGACGGCACGGTGCGGGAGGAGCCAGCGGTTCTCGTGGCGATCGGCAATGCCGGTTACATCGGCGGGGGCGTCCACATCTGCCCGGACGCCGATCCCGCCGACGGCCTGCTCGACGTCACCCTCATCAAGCCGGTCAGCCGCATGACTCTGGTGCGTCTGTTCCCCCAGCTCTACCGGGGTGATTTCGTCCACCATCCCGCCATCGAGCGGTTCCGGGCTCGCGAGGTCGTCCTGGACGGCGACGGGCTCATCCCGATGGCCGACGGTGAGGAACTCGGCCAGGCTCCGCTGCGCCTCACCTGTGAGCCCGGCGTGCTGGAAGTGCTCGTCGGGGACGGAGCCTGA
- a CDS encoding acetolactate synthase large subunit, whose product MAKEPDELPIMTGAQALVASLERSGVDVAFGIPGGAILPAYDPLFDSSIRHILVRHEQGAGHAAEGYAMATGRVGVCIATSGPGATNLVTPIADAYMDSVPIVAITGQVNSAFIGTDAFQEADIRGITMPITKHNFLVKRTEDIPETIKAAFHIAATGRPGPVLVDIAKDALASSAPFDWNDEIVMPGYKPTSQPHNRQVKQAARLVAASKRPVLYVGGGIVKAQAWKELTELVDLAGIPVVTTLMARGVVPDSHPLNMGMPGMHGTVAAVGALQRADLLIAVGTRFDDRVTGRLDSFAPDAQVIHCDVDPAEIGKNRPVDIPVVGDARAFLSALTEALRQEEPADWGPWRDYLAGLKERYPVGWGTPRDGRLSPQQVIRRIGELVGPDAIYVTGVGQHQMWAAHFLPFEKPAAWLTSGGAGTMGYCVPAAMGAKVGAPDKQVWGIDGDGCFQMTNQELVTCALNHIPIKIAIINNNVLGMVRQWQTLFYEERYSNTDLHSDQVPDFPKLAEAMGCVGLRASTPEEVDEVIEQAMAINDRPVVVEFVCYKDAMVWPMVAAGTSNDDIKIARDMAPEWEAEEL is encoded by the coding sequence ATGGCCAAGGAGCCTGATGAGCTGCCGATCATGACGGGTGCCCAGGCGCTTGTGGCCTCGCTCGAGCGCTCCGGGGTCGACGTAGCTTTCGGGATCCCCGGTGGGGCGATCCTCCCGGCCTACGACCCGTTGTTCGATTCGTCGATCCGCCACATCCTCGTCCGCCACGAGCAGGGTGCGGGGCACGCCGCCGAGGGGTACGCGATGGCGACCGGACGGGTCGGCGTGTGCATCGCCACCTCCGGCCCGGGTGCCACCAACCTGGTGACGCCCATCGCGGACGCCTACATGGACTCGGTGCCGATCGTCGCCATCACCGGGCAGGTCAACTCCGCGTTCATCGGCACGGATGCCTTCCAGGAGGCCGACATCCGGGGAATCACGATGCCGATCACCAAACACAACTTCCTGGTCAAGCGCACCGAGGACATCCCCGAGACGATCAAGGCGGCGTTCCACATCGCTGCGACCGGGCGTCCGGGCCCGGTGCTCGTCGACATCGCGAAGGACGCCCTCGCGAGCAGCGCGCCGTTCGACTGGAACGACGAGATCGTCATGCCCGGATACAAACCGACGAGCCAGCCGCACAACCGTCAGGTCAAGCAGGCCGCCAGGCTTGTCGCCGCCTCCAAACGCCCGGTGCTCTACGTCGGTGGCGGAATCGTCAAGGCGCAGGCATGGAAGGAGCTGACCGAACTCGTCGACCTGGCGGGAATCCCGGTCGTGACCACCCTGATGGCTCGCGGGGTCGTCCCCGACTCGCATCCGCTCAACATGGGCATGCCCGGGATGCACGGCACGGTCGCCGCCGTGGGCGCGTTGCAGCGTGCCGATCTGCTGATCGCCGTCGGTACCAGGTTCGACGATCGCGTCACCGGGCGGCTGGACTCCTTCGCACCCGACGCGCAGGTGATCCACTGCGACGTCGATCCGGCCGAGATCGGCAAGAACCGCCCGGTCGACATCCCGGTGGTGGGGGACGCGCGCGCGTTCCTCAGCGCCCTGACCGAGGCATTGCGTCAGGAGGAGCCGGCCGATTGGGGCCCCTGGCGCGACTATCTGGCCGGGCTCAAGGAGCGGTACCCCGTGGGCTGGGGCACTCCGCGGGACGGGCGGCTCAGTCCGCAGCAGGTCATCCGCCGCATCGGCGAGCTCGTCGGCCCGGACGCGATCTATGTCACCGGCGTGGGCCAGCACCAGATGTGGGCGGCGCACTTCCTTCCCTTCGAGAAACCGGCCGCCTGGCTGACCTCGGGAGGGGCCGGGACGATGGGCTATTGCGTCCCGGCTGCGATGGGCGCGAAGGTCGGGGCGCCGGACAAGCAGGTCTGGGGGATCGACGGGGACGGCTGCTTCCAGATGACCAACCAGGAGTTGGTGACCTGCGCCCTCAACCACATTCCGATCAAGATAGCGATCATCAACAACAACGTGCTCGGCATGGTGCGGCAGTGGCAGACCCTGTTCTACGAGGAGCGCTACTCGAACACCGATCTGCACAGCGACCAGGTGCCCGACTTCCCCAAGCTGGCCGAGGCCATGGGCTGTGTCGGCCTGCGGGCCAGCACCCCTGAGGAGGTGGACGAGGTCATCGAACAGGCGATGGCCATCAACGACCGGCCGGTGGTTGTGGAGTTCGTCTGCTACAAGGACGCGATGGTCTGGCCGATGGTCGCAGCCGGGACGAGCAACGACGACATCAAGATCGCACGCGACATGGCACCCGAGTGGGAGGCGGAGGAACTGTGA
- a CDS encoding aldo/keto reductase family protein: MRFRYLGNSGLKISEITYGNWITHGDQIGNDTAIACVHAALDAGITSFDTADVYANTLAESVLGEALSGQRRESLEIFTKVYWPTGPKGPNDCGLSRKHIMESIDGSLRRLRTDYVDLYQAHRYDIETPLEETMLAFADIVRQGKALYIGVSEWTADQIRAGKALADELHVPLVSSQPQYNMLWRVIEDQVVPTCRELGISQIVWSPIAQGLLTGKYLPGSEVPAGSRAASPAGSALGRRLVDDQVTLERVQRLKPLADELGLTMAQFAVAWVLQNDNVAAALVGASRPEQIASNAAAAGVTIPTEVLTEVDEILADSVERDPARTAEKTLTSRPS, translated from the coding sequence ATGCGATTCAGGTACTTGGGAAACTCGGGACTGAAGATCAGTGAGATCACCTACGGCAACTGGATCACCCACGGTGACCAGATCGGCAACGACACCGCCATCGCCTGCGTCCATGCCGCTCTGGACGCAGGCATCACGAGCTTCGACACCGCTGACGTCTACGCCAACACGCTTGCCGAGAGCGTGCTCGGGGAAGCGCTGTCGGGGCAGCGCCGGGAATCGCTGGAGATCTTCACCAAGGTCTACTGGCCGACCGGCCCGAAGGGCCCGAACGACTGCGGGCTGTCGCGCAAGCACATCATGGAGTCGATCGACGGGTCGCTGCGACGGTTGCGCACCGACTACGTCGACCTCTACCAGGCGCACCGCTACGACATCGAGACCCCGCTCGAGGAGACCATGCTGGCCTTCGCCGACATCGTGCGCCAGGGCAAGGCCCTCTATATCGGTGTCAGCGAGTGGACCGCTGATCAGATCCGCGCAGGCAAGGCGCTGGCCGACGAGCTGCACGTGCCGCTGGTGAGCAGCCAGCCGCAGTACAACATGCTGTGGCGCGTGATCGAGGACCAGGTGGTGCCCACCTGCCGCGAGCTCGGCATCTCGCAGATCGTCTGGTCCCCGATCGCTCAGGGCTTGCTGACCGGCAAGTACCTGCCGGGGAGCGAGGTTCCGGCTGGATCGAGGGCGGCCTCCCCCGCCGGTTCGGCATTGGGCCGGCGGCTGGTGGACGACCAGGTGACGCTGGAGCGCGTCCAACGCCTCAAGCCCCTGGCCGACGAACTCGGGCTGACCATGGCGCAGTTCGCCGTCGCATGGGTGCTGCAGAACGACAACGTGGCTGCCGCCCTTGTCGGAGCCAGCCGTCCCGAACAGATCGCCAGCAATGCCGCGGCCGCCGGTGTCACGATCCCCACCGAGGTGCTCACCGAGGTGGACGAGATCCTCGCCGACTCCGTCGAGCGCGACCCGGCGCGAACTGCCGAGAAGACCCTGACCTCTCGTCCTTCCTGA
- the hisF gene encoding imidazole glycerol phosphate synthase subunit HisF produces MAVAIRVIPCLDVTDGRVVKGVNFANLRDAGDPVELAARYNEQGADEVTFLDISASARGRETTREVVTRCAQSVFIPLTVGGGVRGVDDVDALLRCGADKVGINTGAIAHPDVIDEITGRFGNQVLVLSLDARREAGMPSGFGVTTHGGRRSAGLDALAWVREAVDRGVGEILLNSMDADGTTDGFDIEMIEAVRAEVEVPLIASGGAGTVQHFVEAAQAGADAVLAASVFHFGVLTVAEVKAALADAGFPVRLV; encoded by the coding sequence ATGGCTGTGGCGATCCGTGTCATCCCCTGCCTCGACGTCACCGATGGGCGTGTCGTCAAGGGGGTCAACTTCGCGAACCTGCGGGACGCCGGCGACCCGGTGGAACTCGCGGCTCGCTACAACGAGCAGGGCGCCGACGAGGTCACGTTCCTCGATATCTCGGCATCCGCGCGCGGCCGTGAGACGACCCGCGAAGTGGTCACCCGGTGCGCGCAGAGCGTGTTCATCCCGCTGACCGTTGGCGGTGGGGTGCGCGGCGTGGACGACGTGGACGCGCTGCTGCGTTGCGGGGCCGACAAGGTCGGCATCAACACCGGGGCGATCGCTCACCCGGACGTCATCGACGAGATCACAGGACGATTCGGCAACCAGGTGCTCGTCCTCAGCCTCGATGCCCGCCGCGAGGCCGGGATGCCCAGCGGGTTCGGCGTGACGACGCACGGCGGACGGCGGTCGGCCGGTCTCGACGCGCTCGCCTGGGTACGGGAGGCCGTCGATCGTGGGGTCGGCGAGATACTGCTCAACTCGATGGATGCCGACGGGACGACCGACGGGTTCGACATCGAGATGATCGAGGCCGTGCGTGCCGAGGTGGAGGTGCCGTTGATCGCCTCGGGTGGGGCGGGCACCGTCCAGCACTTCGTCGAGGCGGCGCAGGCAGGGGCGGACGCGGTGCTGGCAGCCAGCGTCTTCCACTTCGGTGTGCTCACCGTGGCCGAGGTCAAGGCCGCGTTGGCCGATGCGGGCTTCCCCGTCCGGCTCGTCTGA